In Alosa sapidissima isolate fAloSap1 chromosome 5, fAloSap1.pri, whole genome shotgun sequence, the genomic stretch GCCTATGACTCCGACCATTAAAGTGAACACTGCAAATTGGCGCACACAGCTCCCGTCACGATGACAGGAATTCTGTAAGGAAAGGAACATTATAAGATGGTGCACAGATGTGAGGGGTGTGgggaaaggacagagagaaagaggaagatgcCACTTTTcacttgcttttttttttatgcaagGCTACAAATCTAGATTCCCCAATTGCTTGAGGTCATTATTACATCATCAAATGGAACATTCAGTTAgcaacattctaatcacatatttgtgattgTACTGTAGGCTTAAAGTCAGCCACTAGGTGTCACATAATCCAGCTTGATTGCACATACTGGTGTTGGTGCTGAGGATCAGTCCCCTTCAACATGTGAAGTGCTACGGGGCCATTTACACTGATGCCCTATAGGCCTATGCCCTAGTTAcaagttcattcattcattagttcatccatccatccatccattcattcattctctcactcattcatgCCACAAGGTGACAATCATATACACAGTAGTTCACCTTGTTTTTCATCTCTCTGAGGTGGTTAGATGTGTCTGTGCAGTTTGTTGCCTCACAAGTTTtcccctttctgtctctccctgggTATTCTATATCAAACCACAGAACAATATTACTACACTGCTAAAATAAAGGAACACTTTGAAAAAACACCAGATCTCAATGTATACTGATCAATCTATACTGATATGGACTGGGTAATATGTACTGGGTAAAGGATGGCACATTATTTTTTTGGTAATGAAAATGTTCAACCTACAGAGGGCCGAATTCAAAGACCCCCACGAAAACCaatgaaaaaagtgaaaaaatgatgCGACAAGCTAGTCTATTTTGCCTAAATTTCATTGCAGCAACTCAAAATGGTACTCAGTAGTTCGTATGGACCCCACATGCTTGACAATGAGACGGCGGATGGTGTCCTGGGGGGTCTGCTCCCAGATGTGGACACAGCCATCATTGAGCTCCTTGACAGGCAGCATAATGTTCTCCACGACATCTCCAGACCCTTTCACGTCTgtcacatgtgctcagggtgaacctgctctcatctgtgaaaagcacagggcgCCAATGGCGGACCTgccaattttgtattctatggcaAATGGCAGTTGAGCTCCACagtgctgggcagtgagcaGAGGTCCCTCTAGAGGTCATCGAGCCCTCAGGCCACCCTCATGAAGTCTGTTtctgacagtgtggtcagagacattcacaccagcggcctgcaggaggtcattttgtagggctctggcagggctcctactgttcctccttgcacaaggagcagatactggtccTGCTGCTGGGTAAAGGATCTTCTACCACACTGCCCAGCTCTCTTAAAGCAGGGTAAAGGATCTTCTACCACACTGCCCAGCTCTCTTCGTAGGCTCCAggtactggcttatgctaccaGTAGTGACACTGACCCTACCCAAATACGAAACATGAAAAAGTTTGATAACCTTGATACACCTATGAAAAAGTGTTCCCTTATttattttgagcagtgtatataCAGCACccacatttattgttttgttaAAATACTAATTCTATCAGTACACATGACCCTGGCATTCAGATACATCACTTAACTGGTGTTAGCACCTTCGCTTATCACTTGAGCCATAGGACTTTACACTTAAGGGCTGAGTTCTGTTCTTAAAGCCCTCAATTACTTCTTGAGCCCTCTCATTTTCAGACCTGCTTACAGAGGCCAGATCCCTGATCCTGAGCTCAATCgctcaaaaacacgtaaaagGAACACGCCACGTTTGTTTGGGGTTtccacattttttttcttcagaaagGAAACGTCATTAAATGTGCAGTAATGACTTTTTGTTGACTATTATGAAAATACTTGTGGGTTGATATTGATGATGCAACTGTCCAGGCCCTCTTAAATGTCCAGAAATGCATAAAACAAATCATCAACATACACTGAAGACAGGAAAACATTTTTCAATTATCATACTTCAATTGCATGTTGTTACTATTGTAGTTCAATACACATTTAATTTAAGCTGCATTTTAATTAAAAAGCTTTACAACATGTTCTGCAGTTTTTACAAGTAgtatattagattagattagattcaactttattgtcattgtgcagagtacaagtacaaagacaacgataTCACTTAAAACCAGAAGTGTAAAttagcagaaaagtgcaatgcgatatgccatggtcgtggacacctcaacaggcagaTATGTACCTCAGATATGTGTCAAAACATAATTTCAGGGGGAAAAAGGTAGATCATTTTAAACACCTCCAGTGCTCAGTGAAGCATCTCTCTGTAACTTCAGCTGCTCACCTGCGCTATCGTCTCTTGGGGACATCAATGAACGGATGTTGGTCTGACACGCCACGTCGAGGCCTGTGAATGCTGGTCTGTCAGCACGACTCGAGCCTCTCCCTGACACACCTGTGTGAGTAAGTATGTGTGTTACCAGTCTGCGTGTGAaaacaggctgtgtgtgtatttgacccTGTTTACTCCGTTTTCCTCAGTTTACAGtgtactctggtgtgtgtgtgtgtgtgtgtgtgtgtgtgtgtgtgtgtgtgtgtgtgtatacagctcTTCTGTGCATTATCTGCTGTTGGCTCCACCCTGGGTGGGTGTGACGTGTGTCTTATTACTTGTCATTGTTGAGTCTGTCTGGGTTTGCTTGTGTTGTCTCTTCTGTGGTGATCTGTAAGATTCATTCTCTTGCTTGCTGACCTGGtaatctaccaacacacacaagaaaattaAACATTTGGAACTATAGCTAAAGCTTAAATGTCATAGCGGCAACTTCCCACATAATCAAATTGTGGTTACAGTTTTGGTTCAGGTTATGTTTACTTAGCACtgatttttatccaaagcgacttacaacataGAATGACACATTTTAAATACTACATTTATAAGGCATTGTGagccttaaaggaattatccaattatccggagtaaaatgcactttagatcaatttacggatgattgggagtacatacgttgagtcgacatcaaaatcatgtcattcggatgtgttttgagaaagttcgattttaccatttttagtcaaaactcgttagcctggaagtgaccggggcatgtcatttcgccgctacaaaacgctatttttatacctcttctacagttccaaacaacattacacttacgtggtagtgggttagagggtccctaaagccaaaccgaagtatcccgtaCAAAGtattaggggaaagtccgtaggagtcgattgccgagtgtggagtaacacgctctggaaattcacaattttgttgccgtttaaaaaaaaaaaaaaaaaaaacatagtccagtatttcttttgaaattgaaatgaagttgtatgcaacagcaaaccctagcttactaacaggttggaattttgaaatgtcacgtgacgtgatgtcgtgcaacgacgtgatgcaatcgactcctacggactttccctaaagatgccagctgcagcagcaacatttccggaaaggtactggcttgatgaaattcattctggactctctatccgaccacataaagacctcggaaTACTTCGGAATACTTTCCATAACAGAAACCtcaatacagtatatctgtGCTATATGCATAGGCttcattagagagagagaggtctcgTACCATCATTAAATTGAAAAGGAGTGTGAGGTCTTCCAGTCCTGACTGCTATAGATGTTGTCTGGCCTTCAGCATTACATGATGAGGAACTAGGGGAGGATGGGCGCCCCTTCCGGCGGCGCTGGATCTGATTGATCCCTCCCAGCGTCATACGGTACATCCCTGCACATGGCCTGGGACAACGCTCACACTCCTTCATCCTATCAGCCAGTCTGTTCTCACACCATTTGACCGGCACACTTTCTGCAGGTCTATGGATCTCTTCCAACAGATATTCCGGCTCACTGTTCTCACTGACTGCCTGCGCGGTTCTGTTATCATTGCTGTGCATAGGGCATGTGGTTCT encodes the following:
- the LOC121708725 gene encoding uncharacterized protein LOC121708725 isoform X2, translated to MMEKSNRETPQCYCFKCPAHQTKSPDERLRKSSQPMHLNTRTTCPMHSNDNRTAQAVSENSEPEYLLEEIHRPAESVPVKWCENRLADRMKECERCPRPCAGMYRMTLGGINQIQRRRKGRPSSPSSSSCNAEGQTTSIAVRTGRPHTPFQFNDDYQVSKQENESYRSPQKRQHKQTQTDSTMTSVSGRGSSRADRPAFTGLDVACQTNIRSLMSPRDDSAEYPGRDRKGKTCEATNCTDTSNHLREMKNKNSCHRDGSCVRQFAVFTLMVGVIGYLAINHQKYLNRQ
- the LOC121708725 gene encoding uncharacterized protein LOC121708725 isoform X3 — encoded protein: MMEKSNRETPQCYCFKCPAHQTKSPDERLRKSSQPMHLNTRTTCPMHSNDNRTAQAVSENSEPEYLLEEIHRPAESVPVKWCENRLADRMKECERCPRPCAGMYRMTLGGINQIQRRRKGRPSSPSSSSCNAEGQTTSIAVRTGRPHTPFQFNDDYQVSKQENESYRSPQKRQHKQTQTDSTMTSVSGRGSSRADRPAFTGLDVACQTNIRSLMSPRDDSAGEQLKLQTVKELNDGCVHIWEQTPQDTIRRLIVKHVGSIRTTEYHFELLQ
- the LOC121708725 gene encoding uncharacterized protein LOC121708725 isoform X1, whose translation is MMEKSNRETPQCYCFKCPAHQTKSPDERLRKSSQPMHLNTRTTCPMHSNDNRTAQAVSENSEPEYLLEEIHRPAESVPVKWCENRLADRMKECERCPRPCAGMYRMTLGGINQIQRRRKGRPSSPSSSSCNAEGQTTSIAVRTGRPHTPFQFNDDYQVSKQENESYRSPQKRQHKQTQTDSTMTSVSGRGSSRADRPAFTGLDVACQTNIRSLMSPRDDSAGEQLKLQRDASLSTGEYPGRDRKGKTCEATNCTDTSNHLREMKNKNSCHRDGSCVRQFAVFTLMVGVIGYLAINHQKYLNRQ